A window from Thermoanaerobaculales bacterium encodes these proteins:
- a CDS encoding Ig-like domain-containing protein, producing MRRSVRLAALAAVLVSLATVAGAQTLVANDDAYGVPFGQPLTVEVPGVLDNDTYNGGPAGGAGATVALVASPSFGTLECDSDPASFDLCPDGSFSYVPGPDFPGFDSFGYEAAVGGTTDQATVVLSACTGGPAVFECWHESAYLAKLGELGYSTFTEGFESDLAWGATRFPLTEPSVLSQGITWRSNHPDPPASNELTTGNGPAHTGMWGVYDPEHGYATGTPEECDINNPPDHCLFKDGLSGTREAGGSALVGVGGYFIGSLQPNLRVALDGGVPIGLGMVNPGVDQYFGVIDTGGFTTFRFEDADGKIGQERHVFADDFTLATSSADTTPPRVVLVSSYADTGDGVLAEGESTDAGIYQLLVSFSEPVLDLSGDAGPHDVTNPANYLLVNDGGNGFQTVDCAGGVAVGDVQVAVDAVSYISGSELTATLDINGGLDLPIGSYRLLVCGTTSIHDWAGNPLDGNGNGAGGDDFARNFSIIPPVNDPPVANPQSVTTAEDTAKAIVLTG from the coding sequence ATGCGACGCAGCGTTCGGCTTGCGGCCCTGGCGGCAGTGCTCGTGTCCCTCGCGACGGTGGCCGGGGCGCAGACCCTGGTGGCCAACGACGACGCGTACGGAGTCCCGTTCGGCCAACCGCTCACCGTCGAGGTGCCCGGAGTGCTCGACAACGACACCTACAACGGTGGCCCGGCGGGCGGCGCCGGCGCCACGGTGGCGCTGGTCGCGTCGCCGAGCTTCGGAACGCTGGAGTGCGACTCGGACCCGGCGAGCTTCGACCTGTGCCCGGACGGGTCGTTCAGCTACGTTCCGGGGCCGGACTTCCCGGGCTTCGACAGCTTCGGCTACGAGGCCGCGGTGGGCGGTACGACCGACCAGGCGACCGTGGTCCTGTCCGCGTGCACCGGCGGGCCGGCCGTGTTCGAGTGTTGGCACGAGTCGGCCTATCTGGCGAAGCTCGGCGAGCTCGGGTACAGCACGTTCACCGAGGGCTTCGAGAGCGACCTGGCTTGGGGCGCGACGAGGTTTCCGTTGACCGAGCCGTCGGTGCTGAGCCAGGGGATCACCTGGCGCTCCAACCACCCGGACCCACCGGCGTCCAACGAGCTCACGACCGGCAACGGTCCCGCGCACACCGGGATGTGGGGCGTCTACGACCCGGAGCACGGCTATGCGACCGGGACCCCGGAGGAGTGCGACATCAACAACCCTCCCGATCACTGTCTGTTCAAGGACGGACTCAGCGGGACGAGGGAGGCGGGCGGAAGCGCTCTGGTCGGTGTCGGCGGGTACTTCATCGGCAGCCTGCAGCCGAACCTGAGGGTGGCCCTGGACGGGGGAGTGCCGATCGGGCTGGGGATGGTGAATCCCGGCGTCGATCAGTACTTCGGGGTGATCGACACGGGGGGGTTCACCACCTTCCGGTTCGAGGACGCCGACGGCAAGATCGGGCAGGAACGGCACGTGTTCGCTGACGACTTCACGCTCGCGACCTCAAGCGCCGACACCACGCCGCCGCGGGTGGTGCTGGTGAGCTCGTACGCCGACACCGGCGACGGGGTGCTTGCCGAGGGAGAGTCGACCGACGCGGGGATCTACCAGCTCCTGGTGAGCTTCAGTGAACCGGTCCTGGACCTGAGCGGCGATGCCGGTCCGCACGACGTCACCAACCCCGCGAACTACCTGCTCGTCAACGACGGCGGCAACGGCTTTCAGACCGTCGACTGCGCCGGCGGAGTTGCGGTTGGCGACGTGCAGGTGGCCGTGGATGCCGTGAGCTACATCTCCGGCAGCGAGCTCACCGCGACCCTCGACATCAACGGCGGGCTCGATCTGCCGATCGGCAGCTACCGCCTCCTGGTGTGCGGGACCACCTCGATCCACGACTGGGCCGGCAACCCGCTCGACGGCAACGGCAACGGCGCCGGCGGCGACGACTTCGCGCGGAACTTCTCGATCATCCCGCCGGTGAACGATCCGCCGGTGGCGAATCCGCAGTCGGTGACGACGGCGGAGGACACGGCGAAGGCGATCGTGCTGACCGGGA
- a CDS encoding S8 family serine peptidase, with the protein MRRQLEWLLQCGIAAGVALLLAAPVARADVIDPDLRAGLDLLAPADRVSVIVRVAGRPDVGRLEARGKADRRAGVVTALKAQSAAALASLEAVLDDPSVSRRVDLWGINGLAVTASVEVIRSLADHPGVERISADALIDAPSAGKGEPAAAEWNLDAIGAPELWAAGHTGDGVVLGSMDTGVDAGHPDLADGYRGGDNSWFDPYGEHPVPHDRSGHGTQSMGVMVGGDSGGTAIGVAPEARWIAAKIFNDAGSATLSAIHQGFQWMLDPDGDPETDDGADVVNNSWSLGNAGGCSLEFEQDIETLKSAEVAVVFAGGNQGPSPGSSVSPANNPSGFAVGFVDRWDTVHPSSSRGPSACDGTVYPEVVAPGVSVRTADLAGLWASVSGASIAAPHVSGAMALLISAHPEATVEQLELSLELSAIDLGQPGPDDSHGHGRIDVAAAERLLARLVAGVGEATTFTDESAFLAALGGLAIVAEGFEEDAAWGGARSPAAQPAVTSQGITWTSNHAANRISTSGGAARSGDWGLFSDPHGDQNVANPTDAIEDGVIGSSGRPQAAVGFWVRGTAGGEVVLILDGDEADPIELGPVDGQHRFYGVVVDGSFTSFELREVEGTLEDQKLVFFDDVTVALLGGGANQAPEGVIVLPTSDLTVSPGEPVFFEGAASDPEGGPVTVVWDFGDGRSSTELVPGDVVWTVTGVYVVTLAATDDQGLDDPTPARRTITVAAAMDGVVAGVASVAGAQGSDWHSDLYLHNAGDSEAAVELYFSPADGTVGVPEQVTVEPDQTLALEDVVASVFGTSGSGAIFWRVADGVPSRLLVNANTYNRVDDVQRYGQQVPGVRWSDAGHAGPHVTVPALAGRYRTNLGFATGADCTVVAVRGFDRAGALVAQRTIAVQPWSWVQLNSLFERVFPDLLPDPATTPVGESLHRFQVNGVDGPVVGYTSVIDDATNDGSYMLGQVAGSGDDQWLPGAATIRGANDSSWRSDVVVMNSSDEPITIDVSYYPSGRDNGGVVDEEDVPLVAGESAFEGNVLGELFGYPPPAVGSLELEADGGVAPLLWMRTYTEEPVDGGGTVTYGQAILPLTASATVAAGGDGRIVGFNHDAASRANLILQNTRMASDGARLQATVSVEVLAADGAVLHQQSYVLLPGEYRQHNRFIDDYGTGPVASASLRVTVLDEPTAGEAGGVDAMVSEVNGNAVAGTNDGRSLRAEIVVE; encoded by the coding sequence ATGAGGCGACAGCTCGAGTGGCTGCTCCAGTGCGGCATCGCCGCCGGCGTGGCCCTGCTGCTCGCAGCCCCGGTGGCGCGGGCCGACGTCATCGATCCCGACCTCCGGGCGGGCCTCGACCTGCTCGCTCCCGCGGACCGGGTTTCGGTGATCGTCCGGGTCGCCGGGCGACCCGATGTCGGCAGGCTGGAGGCGCGGGGGAAGGCTGACCGCCGGGCCGGCGTCGTGACCGCCTTGAAGGCGCAGTCGGCGGCCGCGCTGGCCTCGCTCGAGGCGGTTCTGGACGACCCTTCGGTGAGCAGGCGGGTCGACCTGTGGGGCATCAACGGCCTCGCCGTGACCGCGAGCGTCGAGGTGATCCGATCGCTCGCCGACCACCCCGGGGTCGAGAGGATCTCGGCCGATGCGCTGATCGACGCCCCGAGTGCCGGCAAAGGCGAACCCGCTGCCGCCGAGTGGAATCTGGATGCGATCGGCGCGCCCGAGCTGTGGGCCGCCGGCCACACCGGCGACGGGGTCGTGCTCGGCAGCATGGACACCGGCGTCGACGCCGGCCACCCGGATCTGGCTGACGGCTACCGCGGCGGGGACAACAGCTGGTTCGACCCCTACGGCGAGCATCCGGTCCCGCACGACCGCAGCGGCCACGGCACCCAGTCGATGGGGGTCATGGTCGGGGGCGACTCGGGAGGGACCGCGATCGGCGTGGCGCCGGAGGCGCGCTGGATCGCGGCGAAGATCTTCAATGACGCCGGCAGCGCGACTCTGAGCGCCATCCATCAGGGCTTCCAATGGATGCTCGACCCGGACGGCGATCCGGAGACCGACGACGGCGCCGACGTGGTCAACAACTCGTGGAGCCTCGGCAATGCCGGCGGCTGCAGCCTGGAGTTCGAGCAGGACATCGAGACCCTGAAGAGCGCCGAGGTCGCGGTCGTGTTCGCGGGCGGCAACCAGGGGCCGAGCCCGGGCAGCAGCGTCTCGCCGGCCAACAACCCGTCGGGCTTCGCGGTCGGCTTCGTGGACCGCTGGGACACGGTCCACCCGTCGAGCAGCAGGGGCCCCTCGGCCTGCGACGGCACGGTCTACCCCGAGGTGGTGGCGCCGGGCGTCAGCGTCCGCACCGCCGACCTCGCCGGCCTCTGGGCGTCGGTGAGCGGCGCTTCGATCGCGGCGCCGCACGTCTCGGGGGCGATGGCGCTGCTGATCTCCGCGCACCCCGAGGCCACCGTCGAGCAGCTCGAGCTCTCCCTCGAGCTGAGCGCGATCGACCTCGGGCAGCCGGGCCCGGACGACAGCCACGGCCACGGCCGCATCGACGTCGCCGCCGCCGAGCGGCTGCTCGCGCGACTGGTGGCCGGCGTCGGCGAGGCCACGACCTTCACCGACGAGTCTGCGTTTCTCGCCGCTCTCGGCGGGCTGGCGATCGTCGCGGAGGGGTTCGAGGAGGACGCGGCTTGGGGCGGGGCGCGCAGCCCGGCGGCGCAGCCGGCGGTGACTTCGCAGGGCATCACCTGGACGTCCAACCACGCGGCCAACCGGATCAGCACCAGCGGCGGCGCCGCGAGATCCGGCGACTGGGGGCTGTTCTCCGACCCCCACGGCGACCAGAACGTCGCCAACCCGACCGACGCCATCGAGGACGGCGTGATCGGCAGCTCGGGCCGGCCGCAAGCGGCGGTCGGATTTTGGGTGAGGGGCACCGCCGGCGGCGAGGTCGTCCTGATCCTGGACGGCGACGAGGCCGACCCGATCGAGCTCGGCCCGGTCGACGGGCAGCACCGGTTCTACGGGGTGGTGGTCGACGGCAGCTTCACGAGCTTCGAGCTCCGCGAGGTCGAGGGCACGCTCGAGGACCAGAAGCTCGTCTTCTTCGACGACGTCACGGTCGCGTTGCTCGGCGGGGGAGCCAACCAGGCGCCGGAGGGCGTGATCGTGCTGCCGACCTCGGACCTGACGGTCTCTCCGGGTGAGCCGGTGTTCTTCGAAGGCGCGGCGAGCGACCCGGAGGGCGGCCCGGTGACGGTGGTGTGGGACTTCGGGGACGGCCGCAGCTCGACCGAGCTGGTGCCAGGCGACGTGGTGTGGACGGTGACGGGGGTCTACGTGGTGACTCTGGCCGCGACCGATGACCAGGGGCTCGACGATCCGACGCCTGCGCGCCGCACCATCACCGTGGCAGCGGCCATGGACGGCGTGGTGGCAGGGGTCGCGAGCGTCGCGGGCGCACAGGGCTCCGACTGGCACAGCGACCTCTATCTGCACAACGCAGGGGACAGCGAGGCGGCGGTCGAGCTCTACTTCAGCCCGGCCGACGGCACCGTGGGCGTGCCGGAGCAAGTCACCGTCGAGCCCGATCAGACGCTGGCGCTGGAGGACGTGGTCGCCAGCGTGTTCGGTACCTCGGGCAGCGGGGCGATCTTCTGGCGGGTGGCGGACGGCGTTCCCAGCCGGCTGCTCGTCAACGCCAACACCTACAACCGAGTCGACGATGTGCAACGTTACGGACAGCAGGTGCCGGGCGTGCGCTGGAGCGACGCGGGTCACGCCGGCCCGCACGTCACCGTGCCCGCGCTGGCCGGCCGCTATCGCACCAACCTGGGCTTCGCGACCGGCGCCGACTGCACTGTGGTCGCGGTCAGGGGGTTTGACCGCGCCGGCGCGCTCGTCGCGCAGCGGACGATCGCGGTCCAGCCGTGGTCGTGGGTGCAGCTCAACTCGCTGTTCGAGAGGGTGTTCCCCGACCTTCTTCCGGACCCGGCCACCACGCCGGTCGGGGAGAGCCTGCACCGCTTTCAGGTCAACGGCGTGGACGGCCCGGTGGTGGGCTACACCAGCGTCATCGACGACGCCACCAACGACGGCAGCTACATGTTGGGACAGGTAGCGGGCAGCGGTGATGACCAGTGGCTGCCCGGCGCGGCGACGATCCGCGGCGCCAACGACAGCAGCTGGCGCTCCGACGTGGTTGTGATGAACTCTTCCGACGAGCCGATCACGATCGACGTCTCGTACTACCCGTCCGGCCGGGACAACGGCGGCGTCGTCGACGAGGAGGACGTGCCGCTGGTCGCGGGGGAGAGCGCGTTCGAGGGCAACGTCCTGGGCGAGCTCTTCGGCTACCCGCCGCCCGCGGTCGGCAGCCTCGAGCTGGAGGCCGACGGCGGCGTCGCGCCGTTGCTGTGGATGCGGACCTACACGGAGGAGCCGGTGGACGGCGGCGGCACCGTGACCTACGGCCAGGCGATCCTGCCGCTGACCGCCTCCGCGACGGTGGCCGCGGGCGGCGACGGGCGGATCGTCGGCTTCAACCACGACGCGGCATCGCGTGCGAACCTGATCCTGCAGAACACCAGGATGGCGAGCGACGGCGCGCGCCTCCAGGCCACCGTGAGCGTCGAGGTCCTGGCCGCGGACGGCGCCGTGCTTCATCAGCAGAGCTACGTGCTGCTGCCGGGTGAGTACAGGCAGCACAACCGCTTCATCGACGACTACGGCACCGGTCCGGTGGCGAGCGCGAGCCTGCGCGTGACCGTGCTGGACGAGCCGACGGCTGGAGAGGCCGGAGGCGTGGACGCGATGGTCTCCGAGGTCAACGGCAACGCCGTCGCCGGCACCAACGACGGCCGGTCGCTGAGGGCCGAGATCGTCGTGGAGTAG